In a genomic window of Zingiber officinale cultivar Zhangliang chromosome 9B, Zo_v1.1, whole genome shotgun sequence:
- the LOC122024534 gene encoding protein CUP-SHAPED COTYLEDON 2-like, producing MENHVASESQLPPGFRFHPTDEELITHYLLKKVLDVNFAGRAIAEIDLNKCEPWELPEKAKMGEKEWYFFSLRDRKYPTGLRTNRATDAGYWKATGKDREIYSSKATALVGMKKTLVFYRGRAPKGEKSNWVMHEYRLEGKFAYHFLSRSFKEEWVVSRVFQKCGGGGSSGKRTRFALAGESAAVREAAPVPCFSTTVSFMGLHFPPAPPSGFAGGFQSLRSLQENLHLPFLIPSAAGPPPAIDSAGSGWPSDFHRTAETSDAVLGHQLPVGSTELDCVWSF from the exons ATGGAGAACCACGTCGCCAGCGAGTCTCAGCTGCCGCCTGGTTTCCGTTTCCACCCCACCGACGAGGAGCTCATCACGCACTACCTCCTCAAGAAAGTGCTTGACGTCAACTTCGCAGGCCGGGCCATTGCCGAGATCGACCTCAACAAATGCGAGCCATGGGAACTCCCAG AGAAGGCGAAGATGGGGGAGAAGGAATGGTACTTCTTCAGCCTTCGCGATCGGAAGTACCCCACCGGACTGCGGACCAACAGGGCAACAGACGCCGGGTACTGGAAGGCGACGGGGAAGGACCGGGAAATCTACAGCTCGAAGGCGACGGCGCTGGTGGGGATGAAGAAGACGTTGGTGTTCTACAGAGGGAGAGCTCCCAAGGGCGAGAAGAGCAACTGGGTGATGCACGAGTACAGGCTCGAGGGCAAGTTCGCCTACCATTTCTTGTCGAGATCTTTCAAG GAGGAATGGGTAGTTTCCCGCGTGTTTCAGAAGTGCGGCGGTGGGGGAAGCAGCGGGAAGAGGACCCGCTTCGCGCTCGCCGGCGAGAGCGCCGCCGTGAGGGAGGCGGCGCCCGTGCCCTGCTTCTCCACCACCGTCTCCTTCATGGGCCTCCACTTCCCGCCAGCTCCTCCGTCCGGCTTCGCCGGAGGCTTCCAGAGTCTGAGGTCGTTGCAGGAGAATCTTCACTTGCCGTTTCTCATACCAAGTGCGGCCGGGCCGCCGCCGGCGATCGATTCGGCGGGCTCGGGGTGGCCGTCGGATTTCCATCGGACGGCCGAGACTAGTGATGCTGTGCTGGGTCACCAGTTGCCTGTGGGGTCCACGGAGCTAGATTGCGTTTGGAGCTTCTAA
- the LOC122022345 gene encoding protein E6-like: MASSVNFLLFSSLLLTSLSISFPEVTARTPATTTTTVVVPEATPAVQVEKAAKFSTHNHPSPTTKSSYEEKEPKAQQGYRNEKYGMSDTLFLENGKYFYDPVAEKGYGLYAGIGLKGANHYVYNNYNDEANNYERQNNGENEEYNP, encoded by the exons ATGGCTTCCTCAGTGAACTTCTTACTCTTCTCTTCCCTCCTCCTCACGTCTTTATCCATCTCTTTTCCTGAAGTCACTGCAAGAACTCCTGCAACCACAACAACCACAGTAGTCGTCCCTGAGGCGACGCCGGCCGTCCAAGTCGAGAAAGCTGCAAAATTCAGCACTCATAATCATCCCTCTCCCACCACCAA ATCGAGCTACGAGGAGAAAGAACCCAAAGCTCAGCAAGGTTACAGGAATGAGAAGTATGGAATGAGTGACACATTGTTCTTAGAAAATGGGAAATATTTTTACGATCCTGTTGCTGAAAAAGGATATGGATTATATGCTGGAATTGGCTTAAAGGGTGCTAACCATTATGTGTACAATAATTATAATGACGAGGCAAATAATTATGAGAGACAGAACAATGGAGAAAATGAAGAGTATAATCCATGA
- the LOC122024828 gene encoding protein DMP7-like isoform X1, translating into MPSPSMKVMIQASNSFRLPLINHIRVYNSKRSPLLSDAGGEEDHSHKAEAVPSRTLLQVVYKSTADLANYLPTGTTLAFHVLAPVLTDGGRCAATANRAMTSALLLVCCLSSIVLTLTDSFTDATTGRVRYGLATRRGLLVIDGLPPPAPAVAAEYRLMPVDLLHALMTLLVFVAVALADRNVVSCFYPIESPNVAQVVAAAPVVVGLVVSAVFVAFPSTRHGIGFPVTPK; encoded by the exons ATGCCTTCTCCTTCAATGAAGGTTATGATTCAAGCAAGCAATTCCTTTCGTCTGCCGTTAATTAACCATATCCGTGTATATAACAGTAAA AGGAGCCCTCTCTTGTCCGACGCCGGAGGGGAGGAGGACCACAGCCACAAGGCGGAGGCGGTGCCGTCGCGTACTCTGCTTCAAGTGGTATACAAGAGCACTGCCGACCTCGCCAATTACCTCCCCACCGGCACCACCCTCGCCTTCCATGTTCTCGCCCCCGTCCTCACTGACGGCGGCCGATGCGCCGCCACAGCCAACCGGGCCATGACCTCTGCACTCCTCCTAGTCTGCTGCCTCTCCTCGATCGTCCTCACCCTCACCGACAGCTTCACCGACGCCACAACCGGCCGCGTCCGCTACGGCCTCGCCACCCGGCGTGGCCTCCTCGTCATTGACGGTCTGCCGCCTCCGGCGCCGGCTGTCGCGGCTGAGTACAGGCTGATGCCGGTCGACTTGCTGCACGCGCTCATGACACTGCTAGTGTTCGTGGCCGTGGCGCTGGCGGACCGCAACGTGGTGTCGTGCTTCTACCCGATCGAGTCGCCCAACGTGGCGCAGGTGGTGGCGGCTGCGCCGGTCGTCGTCGGCCTCGTTGTAAGCGCCGTCTTCGTGGCTTTCCCGTCGACTCGCCACGGCATCGGATTTCCAGTGACGCCCAAatga
- the LOC122024828 gene encoding protein DMP6-like isoform X2 codes for MATNQLLIAGVGDQRSPLLSDAGGEEDHSHKAEAVPSRTLLQVVYKSTADLANYLPTGTTLAFHVLAPVLTDGGRCAATANRAMTSALLLVCCLSSIVLTLTDSFTDATTGRVRYGLATRRGLLVIDGLPPPAPAVAAEYRLMPVDLLHALMTLLVFVAVALADRNVVSCFYPIESPNVAQVVAAAPVVVGLVVSAVFVAFPSTRHGIGFPVTPK; via the coding sequence ATGGCAACTAATCAACTGCTCATCGCCGGCGTTGGCGATCAGAGGAGCCCTCTCTTGTCCGACGCCGGAGGGGAGGAGGACCACAGCCACAAGGCGGAGGCGGTGCCGTCGCGTACTCTGCTTCAAGTGGTATACAAGAGCACTGCCGACCTCGCCAATTACCTCCCCACCGGCACCACCCTCGCCTTCCATGTTCTCGCCCCCGTCCTCACTGACGGCGGCCGATGCGCCGCCACAGCCAACCGGGCCATGACCTCTGCACTCCTCCTAGTCTGCTGCCTCTCCTCGATCGTCCTCACCCTCACCGACAGCTTCACCGACGCCACAACCGGCCGCGTCCGCTACGGCCTCGCCACCCGGCGTGGCCTCCTCGTCATTGACGGTCTGCCGCCTCCGGCGCCGGCTGTCGCGGCTGAGTACAGGCTGATGCCGGTCGACTTGCTGCACGCGCTCATGACACTGCTAGTGTTCGTGGCCGTGGCGCTGGCGGACCGCAACGTGGTGTCGTGCTTCTACCCGATCGAGTCGCCCAACGTGGCGCAGGTGGTGGCGGCTGCGCCGGTCGTCGTCGGCCTCGTTGTAAGCGCCGTCTTCGTGGCTTTCCCGTCGACTCGCCACGGCATCGGATTTCCAGTGACGCCCAAatga